The following is a genomic window from Solidesulfovibrio sp..
TACGCCGCCGGCGTCACCATGGTCCCGGCCATCAGCCTGGCCGAAAAAGCCGGCACGGCCAAGGCCGCCAACATGGTGCTCCTTGGCGCGGCGGCGGCCTGCGGCGCCCTGCCCTTCGATCTGGACGCCCTGGCGCGGTCCGTGGAGAAATACCTCAAGCCCAAGATCGTGGCCCTGAACCGCAAGGCCCTGGAACTGGGCGCGGCGGCGGCCCAGGCGGGACAGGCGGCGTGATCGATCCGCTGACGACCTTCGACAGCGCCGGCCCGGCCTTCTACGGGGCGCTTTCCCGCATCGCGGCGTCGACCGGCCCCGGCCGGGCCGTGCGGCGCGGCCTGGAGGAGGCGCTGGTCATCCTGGTGGAAACCCTGGGCTACCGCCGGGCCTGCCTGGAACTTCACGACCTGCCCCAGGAAGGCGCCCGCATCCTGCTCACCCACGGCAAGGAGCAGGGCCTGGACCACCTCTACGGCCCGGCCCCCCTGTCCACGGGGCAGGTCATCGGCTCCCGGCGCTCCCTGGTGCTCCAGGACGTCAAGGACCATCCGGACTTCCTCGGCCGGCCGCCCCAGGAACTGGCCACCCTGTCCTACATCTGCGTGCCCGTGACCATTCCCGAACCCGACGGCCAGGTGGAGGGCTTCGAGCCCCTGGCCACCTCCGGGGTGGTGGGGGCGCTGTCCGTGGACCTGCCCAAGGCGCCCATGGTCTTTCTGGAGGCCCACCGGGAATTTCTCACCGTGGTCGGGGCCATGATCGGCAACGCCGCGTTGCGCCTTCGCGACGAACTGGACCGCTCCCGGCGCCGGCCGCCGGCCGTCCTGGCCGACAGCCCGTCCGTCAAGGAAGACCGGCTTGCCCACGACGGCCACGAGAGCCAGGCCGCGCCGCCCGTGGCCGTGTCCAAAAGCATGCGCCTGCTGTTGCGCCAGATCGCCCAGGCCGCCGACGCCGCCGAACCGGTCTTGCTGCGCGGCGAGGAAGGCACGGGCAAGGAGGCCCTGGCCCGCTTCCTCCATGGCCAGGGCAACCGCCGCCACCGGCCGTTTCTGCGCCTGGGCTGCGGCGAGATGCCGGGCGAGTCGGCCATGGAAGCCCTGTTCGGCGTGCAGAAGGGCGAGAAGGCCAAGGC
Proteins encoded in this region:
- a CDS encoding sigma 54-interacting transcriptional regulator, yielding MIDPLTTFDSAGPAFYGALSRIAASTGPGRAVRRGLEEALVILVETLGYRRACLELHDLPQEGARILLTHGKEQGLDHLYGPAPLSTGQVIGSRRSLVLQDVKDHPDFLGRPPQELATLSYICVPVTIPEPDGQVEGFEPLATSGVVGALSVDLPKAPMVFLEAHREFLTVVGAMIGNAALRLRDELDRSRRRPPAVLADSPSVKEDRLAHDGHESQAAPPVAVSKSMRLLLRQIAQAADAAEPVLLRGEEGTGKEALARFLHGQGNRRHRPFLRLGCGEMPGESAMEALFGVQKGEKAKATRSRRGVFELAQGGVVFLDDIDELPLAAQQRVLRVIQEGTMQRAGSDTPLSVDARVVATSRASLEDALAAGEFLEDLYYALGVFSLFVPPLRDRTGDILPLAERFLEDFSQRTGKIVRRISTPAIDLLNQYHWPGNVRELASCMDRAATVCDEAVVRTYHLPPTLQTGESSGTEPSLSFGDAVATFEQELLVEALKKARGNMYQAARNLRESYRVVNYKVKKYGIDPKRFTPGRRG